Proteins encoded together in one Penaeus vannamei isolate JL-2024 chromosome 11, ASM4276789v1, whole genome shotgun sequence window:
- the LOC113811795 gene encoding uncharacterized protein, with translation MCRFITHANANTPPSLQFYPLFIIAITSESRGYFACVFVLVGQSAASPAVVYIRASHLLRRYSLVPPVLEGTPQGTAALVLVCFSCLSHLTQTDSNMLRLTAVLLLAALSAAAPRDDRRVVGNRWLQPRPQGSELLVDAQIGSVLRHAPKGARLLAVNPTLPAIVDRLPDNATLIRPNLVDTFRCTDRKYGYYGDVDNECQVFHVCLPLQQLYPANFTSPVTYQFSFICPEHTVFTQDAMVCAWTSEALPCEASPELYWMNDNFFREVPKENGVGTRYAELSEKP, from the exons ATGTGCAGATTCATTACACATGCAAATGCAAATACACCGCCATCGCTGCAATTTTATCCGCtcttcatcatcgccattaccTCCGAGAGTCGAGGCTATTTTGCCTGCGTCTTCGTGCTCGTGGGACAAAGC gCCGCTTCTCCGGCGGTAGTATATATAAGGGCTTCGCATCTGCTCCGCCGATATAGTCTTGTGCCGCCCGTGCTCGAAGGTACACCTCAAGGAACAGCTGCTCTTGTGCTCGTGTGTTTCTCGTGCCTGTCACACTTGACGCAAACAG ATTCAAATATGCTTCGACTAACAG ccgtgCTCCTGCTGGCGGCGCTGTCGGCGGCGGCGCCCCGGGACGACAGGAGGGTCGTGGGCAACAGGTGGCTGCAGCCGCGTCCTCAGGGAAGCGAACTGCTCGTCGACGCCCAGATCGGGAGCGTCCTGAGACACGCGCCCAAGGGAGCCCGACTCCTGGCCGTCAACCCGACCTTGCCGGCCATCGTCGACAGGCTCCCCGACAACGCGACGCTCATCCGGCCGAACCTCGTGGACACTTTCCGATGCACCGACAGG AAGTACGGCTATTATGGCGATGTCGATAACGAGTGCCAGGTGTTCCACGTGTGCCTGCCCCTCCAGCAGCTGTACCCGGCCAACTTCACCTCCCCAGTGACCTACCAGTTCTCCTTCATCTGCCCCGAACACACCGTCTTCACACA GGACGCCATGGTGTGCGCCTGGACGAGCGAGGCGCTGCCCTGCGAAGCCTCGCCCGAACTCTACTGGATGAACGACAACTTCTTCCGGGAGGTGCCCAAGGAGAATGGCGTCGGCACCCGCTACGCCGAGCTCAGCGAAAAGCCttag